The following is a genomic window from Bacteroidia bacterium.
TACCGATGCATCGCGCCCGATACGAGAGCAGGGCGGGCGTAAGGCGCCCATCACGATAGGCAGCGATGTGTGGATCGGTGCGCACGCGGTCATCCTGCAGGGTGTGTCCATCGGTGACGGAGCCGTCGTCGCCGCCAACGCCACGGTGACGCACGACGTGCCGCCGCATGCCGTGGTCGGTGGAACTCCCGCACGCATCATCGCAGAACGCGGTGCGCCATGACGGTCCGCGCGACAGACTGGACGGACGCGCGAGCTCTGGCGTGGTGGCATGGGTGCTATACTGCGGGCTCGCTGTACCGAAACACCTTTTTTCAATCGCCGGAATGGGTGCTGACCTGGAAGAGGCACTATGTCGATACGCATCCCCGGAGAGAAGCTCTGCTGCTCACCGCAGAGGAACAGGGACGCCTGATCGCGCTCGCTCCGTTGTTTTTGCATACCAGACATTTCGGTCCGTTTCGCGGCTGGCGCTCCCTGCATCTCATGGGCGAGCGTCTGGCGCAGTACCCGGATATCGTGACGGATGCAGCGGTTCCCGAGGCGGTGTGGACCGCCATTCTCGGGTATCTCGAAGACACCTATCCCGATGCCTGGCTGGAAATCCGTGATGCGCTGCCGGAATCCACGGCCTTCGGCCTGTCCGGTGTTGTTGCAGAGGAAGGGGAATGCTACCTCCGTCTGCCATTGCGCGGTCTGACACCGGAAACGCTCGAAACCTCCGCCACGGATCATATGCGACGGGAATTGTCGCGTGCCCGGAATCGTCTCGCCACGGATGCGACGTGGCATTGGGAATTCACGACAGCTCCCGACGAGGCGGTGCTGTCTGCATTGATCCTTCTGAACCGCCAGCGTTTCGGCAGCGCATCGTGGTTTGAAGACGCAGCCAGCCAAAGTTTTTTTCTCGACCTCTGCGCTGTGGCCGGTGGCGAAAGCTGGTGCGCGGTGCTGCGGCATGAGGGGATGATCGTGTCCATACTCATGGGACATACGCACGGGGACAGCATGCTGTATCTGCTCTCCGGCATGGATACGCAGTATCGGTCGCTCAGTCCCGGGACGATGAATCTGGGTCGCACCATAGCGCATGCCGCTGCATCGGGGTATGCCTATTTCGATTTTCTTCGCGGTGAAGAAGCATACAAAAGGGAATTCCATCCGGAAGAGAGACTGTCGCGGCACCTTCTGCGCGTCCCGCCGGCGGCCAGATTCCGCAAGCACGTCGCGGACAGTGCACGACGCCTGTTCGTCCGCGCGGAAAGGAAGCGTCGCAATGCCTGACCTGCTCCATCATCTGCATTTCTTCCGTGCGACGACTGGCGGACACTCCGAAATTCCCCCGGAGACATTTCGTCTCGCTACGACACCCACACAGCTGCCCCCTATGCCGAAAGCCCTTGTGCCATTCCGTGATATTCATGCTTCGCGTTTCGCGGAAGGCCATGCCGCCGTGCTCGGCGAAAGCAACGGTACCCTGGCGTTCATCGCCTGGCTGGCGTTCGGAACATTGCGCATCGATGAACTCGCCCGCACCTGGCATATTCCGGAGCGAAGCGCGGTACTGTACGATGTGAACACCATGCCCGAGCATCGCGGCCGCGGTCTGTATACGTCCGCGCTCCGATGGGTATTGGGAACGCTGGCCGGAATGAACGTCTCCCGCTGCTGGATCTATGCGGAACAGAGCAACACCGCATCGCTGCGAGGCATAGCGAAGGCGGGCTTCGCGCACATCGGAAGCATGCGATCATTCCGAATCGGTAACTGTGCCCTTCGGCTGGGGCGCGTCGCAGAGAGCGGACTATGATGCTCCTTCGACAGATACTGGACCGCTTGCGACAGCGGCGCCTGCAACTACGGGCACGGCAACTCACGGATTTTGCTTTCGACACGCTGGCGACGGTGTATCCGCGTCCACTCGAATGGCGCGGACCGCCTCAGCGCGTGCTGGTGCTCACCCCCCATGCCGACGACGAGACTTTCGGAGCGGGAGGAAGCATGCTGCTCCACGCCGATCGCGGAGATACGCAGCACATCATCCTTTTTTCCGACAATGCGGCCAGCATCGACGACACGTCACTGGAAACGCGGGAGAAGGTGGCACTGCGCGAAGCGGAGTTCGACGCCGCCTCCGCGTGCGTACCCGGTCTGCGAACAACAGCACTGCGCCTGGGCGAGAAGGATTTTCACGAAAATATTCCCGCACCACCCGCATTTGTTCGTCAACTCGTTGAGTTTCAGCCCGATGTTTTGTATCTTCCTTCGTTATTCGATAATCATCGCGATCATCGGGTACTCAATATCTGGTTATCCCGGACACTCCGTACGCACAAGGACGTCCGGCCCCTCATACGGGGTTTCGAAGTGTGGAGTCCATTGCCCGCCACCGTCGTTGCCGATATCACCAGCCGCGTGGAAGACAAAAAGAACATGATGCGTTGTTATCCGTCCCAGTTACGCGCCATCGATTACGAGCATCATATCCTCGGTCTCAACGCCTACAGGGCAATGACGTTCGGATCAACGGCACGCTTCGCGGAAGCATTTCTTGAATTGCCTTCCGATGCGTATCTTACACTCGGAAATTCGGTTTTTCACTTGTAGAATATCATAGTCAAGCGCCCAGGAGGACAGCTTCAATGCGGAAATTCTCGAAAGCGTCACTCAGTATCATACTGGCAACCGCTGCATTCATCCTTAGCACGATGCAGCTTGATGCACAGGTCGGCAAGAACCTCGTTATCAACAGGTTCGTGTCCGATCCCGACAACATCGAAACACATGTCGTGGTAAGCGACGTGGACGGTGTCGGCCCCAATCTCAAACTCTCGATTTACAATGAGGAAGGCCGCCTGGTCTATGAGCGGTACGAAACCCTAAAGGCTTTCGGGAAAATCAACTACGATCCGCTCATGTATCTGAATGCCTATCAGCACGGGTACAACCAGAATCCGAAATTTGTCGGTACTGTGCGCATTGAAAGCGACGGTGGCAACATCGCCGGCCAGTATTGGGAAAAATATCGCAAGGCCGATCGTTCGTTCATGAACATCGCCGTACCCGCCTCCGATGGCAATGGCTATGATAAACTGGTCTGCCAGCATTTCGTGAGTGACAAGACCGTGGATTCCCGTATCATCGTTTCGAATACCGACGTGGTGCGTCCGGTTTCCATCGACGTGAAGTTCTATTCCGACAACGGCGGTCTCGTCGGCGTCGAAAAGCGCGTGATTCCGCCCAACGGCGTGACAACCATACAGCCCTACAAAGTGCTGCGCGGCGTACAAATGACGGGAACCGCCTATCTGGTGGTCGTCGGCGCCGGGAAAATCACGGGCGAATACTGGCAGGCGGTGGAAAACGAGAAATATCAGATCGCGCTGCCGCTCGAGGGTGTCACCAAAATCCGGTGACATGCCGACGCTGCTTCGCATATTGTTGATCCTCACGGGAATTGCGTGCGTGCCCTCAGCGGCGCGCGCGCAATTTTCGTTTAGCGATGACGAACACGCGCCGCAACTCCGTGTGGGCGATCAGCTCATCGTGAACTATTTCGAATCCGACGACGAGCTCTTCACCACCTACCTGGTGATCACCGACCATGAAGGAAGCGGGGCAGTGGTCAACGTCATGGTGCATGACGACGCAGGGACGCTGATGGATGAGCAGTCGTTCTTCCTGCCCATTTTCGGCAAAGTCAATTACGATCCCGCGCTGCGCTTGCGCGGGAAGAAATTCTCCGGCACGATTCGCATCTTCTCCGACGGCGGAAACGTCTCGGCCCAATACTGGCATTTTTATCGCGATCCATCCCGCTCGGCCTTCAATACCGCCATCCCCGCAGCTTCCGCCACAGGCGGTGCGGCGCTGCTGTGTCAGCACGTCGTGTCCGCCCCCGACATCGACGCTCGCCTCATTCTCGCGAATCCGTCCTCCGACAGCGCCGTGACGGTTTCAGTCACCTTTTATCTCGATCGGGGCAAGCAGCTTACGCGCGACGTGCATGTCGTGCCGCCGGACGGCATGCTCGCCCTCGATCCGTACAAAGAGAACGAGGGCCTCGTGCGTACCGGTCTCGCCTACTGTGAAGTGGTGGGGAATGGGGTGATTACCGGCGAATACTGGCAAACCAGTGAAAAAGAGCGATACCGAGTGTCTCTGCCGCTCGATATCATCCCGGTCCGTGCGAAGCACTGGTAGCTTCGTCGAAAGCCCTATGGGCTGAATCCGGACCGCCGCTGCGGCTCATGCTCTGGTATGACCTACCGCCTTCTATACCTCGTCTCTCGCAACCCTCTGAACTGCTATGGAACCGTCCCCCTTGCGCAGGCACCGGTGACTGTACTAAGTTTTTCCTACGGTATACAAAATACCTTGACAATGCGTACGGAATATCGCACGTTCGGCAAGGTATTAAGACAAACGGATAGCACAATGGCAATATTCACCGTCACCGAAGCGCGCGCCAATCTCTACCGGCTGGTGGATGAGACGGCGGATTCGCATGAGCCCATCATCATACAGGGCAAGCGCTCGCGGGCCGTCCTGATTTCCGAGGGGGACTGGCGTTCCATGCAGGAAACCATGCACTTGCTCGGCATTCCGGGAGTGCGCGAATCCATTCGCCTCGGCATGGAAACTCCTCTCGAAGAGTGCGACGGCGAGCCCGGCTGGTAATGAGGATCATCGTATTCACCAGGCAGGCGCAGGCCGACGCGAGAAAAATTGAAGCCGCCGGCCTCCGCACGAATGCCGAACGATTGCTGGAAACTCTCAGGGAAGATCCGTTCGCGTCCTATCCCCGTTACGAAAATCTGCTTGGCGACCTGCGGGGAGCATACTCCCGCCGCATCAACATACAGCACCGACTGGTGTATCAGGTGCTGCGGGAAGAGGGGTTGGTGAAAGTACTGCGGATGTGGACACATTATGAGTAGTGATTGATCCTGGCTGCTCGATGGATGAACGGCCCTTCGGCGGTGCTGAGCGAAGTTGAAAACACGCTCAGGGACCGCTCCAACCAACACTCCGGGAGACCATTCAAGCCAGGTTCAGGATCCGTTCAAGCCACGCGCAGCGGGATGATTCAAAGCTCGCTCAACGAGACAGTCCTCATCGGAGGGACATGACGTCATGCATGAATCTGCGTGTGACAATTCTTATGGCGTGCTCCGTTGATTTCCGTTACATGTCGCGCTATTTTGCATCCATCCATTTTTTGACACGGTGGGAGCGCCAGCGATCGTTGCGCTTTCGCCGTCGATGTTTGAAACGACGAGGCCTCCTCTCCGATGAGCACGACACGACAGCTATCAGTCATCATTCCGGTTCGAAACGAGGAAGGAAATGTCAAACCTCTCTGCGAAGGCCTTCTGGCGGTATTGTCCGATATCACAGCGGAGTATGAAATCATTTTCATCGACGACGGCAGCACCGACGGCACCTTCGCGGGAGTCAAGGAGTTCAGCACACGCGACGCGCGTATCACGGGCATCTCGCTCTCCCGCAATTTCGGCCATCAGATCGCGCTGCTCGCAGGCATGCGGCGTAGCAGGGGAGAAATCGTCATCAGCATGGACGGCGACCTGCAGCATCCACCGGAAGTTATTCCGACACTTCTGCAAAAACATCTCGAGGGCTTCGACATCGTCAATACGCGGCGCATCGATGCTTCCGATACCGGATATGTCAAAAAATTGACTTCAAGGTGGTTTTACCACGTGCTGAATTTTCTCGGCGAGGTACAGGTGCAGCCGGGTTCGGCGGACTTCCGGCTGATGAGCAGAAGGGCGGTGGAGGCCTTTCTCGCCATCCCCGAGCGCGACCGTTTCACGCGCGGGCTCGTCAGCTGGATGGGATTCCCGCAGGCGGTGGTGGAGTATACGGCGCGACCTCGTCTGAGCGGGCGAACGAAATACAGTCCCGCTGCGATGCTGCGCTTTGCTCTGAGCGGAATCACTTCCTTCTCCTCCCGGCCGTTGCACCTGTCATTCTATCTCGGGATTATGATTTCTCTCGCGGGCCTGCTGTATGCGGTGTATGCGGTGGTCATGTTTTTCGCCGGCCGCACCATCACCGGTTGGGCGTCCATACTGGTCTCCGTGCTCATTATCGGAGGTGTGATTCTCGTCAGTCTCGGGATCATCGGGGAATATATCGCCCGCATTTTTCATGAAGTAAAATCGCGTCCGTTGTACTTTATCAAGGACGAAACGGGCGAGCAGAAAAAGAACAACGAGCAACCATGACAAAAAAGAAACAACAAATCGGAAAACCCTCCGGCAACGCCTCATCAGCGCGACCGACCGGGATGACCATGACACCGCTCCGCTGGGCAGCCCTGGCGGCAGTGCTTCTCGTAATCGTCGTCGTGTATTGGGACATGTTTTCGGCGAGTTTCATCAACTATGACGACGACGTGTACGTCACCGAAAACCCGCTGATCACCTCGCTGAACTGGGACAACATCAAAGCGCTGTTCAGCGGATATTATCGGAATCAGTATTCGCCGGTCGCGATGTTCCTCATGGCGGTGCAGATTTCTCTGTTCGGCCTCACTGCGGCGCTGCCATTCAAAATCGTGAGCGTACTGCTTCACGCGGCGAATGCGCTGCTGGTGTTCCTCACCGTGCGCCGTCTGAGCGGGCGCTTTGATTACGCGTGGATAACGTCTCTGTTTTTCGCGGTGCATCCCATGCAGGTGGAGTCCGTGGCATGGCTGACCGCCTCCATGAAAATCGGGGCCTACACCTTTTTCTTTCTGCTGGCGCTGCTGTTGTACGTTCGGTATGTGGACACGAAGAGGCTCCTGTACTATTGGCTCTCATTGTTTGTCTTTCTGTTGTCCTGTTTCTCCAAGGAACAGGCCATCGCGCTGGCCGTCACCTTGCCGCTGGTGGATTATCTCCGCGGAAGAGCCGTGTTCAGTCGCGCCGTTCTTCTGGAAAAGCTGCCGTTCGCCATCATCGCGGTGATATTTGGTCTCGCCACCATGACAGTCGTGGAGGAAATGCAGGGCGGAACTCCCGCGTACGCGTATTACACCGCCGTGGACCGGCTGATTTTCACCTCATACGCGTTGGCGAGTTATGTGATAAAGATGATACTTCCGATGCAGTTATCGGCCTTTTACACGTATCCGCTGCGCGACGCCATTCCGGGCTGGTATTACGTCACACCCATCATCGCTCTGGCCGTCGGCGCGGCGTTGTACGCGGCGTGGAAAAGAAACAACAAAATGGTGGTCTTCGGAATTCTGTTTTTCCTCTTCAACATCTTTCTGACACTGCTTTCGCAGGTACTGTCCGTGCGGGATGTGATCATGGCCGATCGCTACGTCTATCTGCCGGCGATAGGATTCTTCCTCATCCTTGCGCATTTCGCCCAGAAGCTCCTTGCCGCGAAGAAGCTTGCTCCGGAAATCGTGTACGGGGTTCTGGGATTGGCGGCTGTCGTGTATGCCGGGACCGCGTATGTACGTACGACGGTGTGGAACAACAGTATCTCCATATTCACTGACGTCATTGAAAAGGGACAACTCGAAAACAATCGTTACAATCCCTACCTCGCGCTGGCGCACACCAACAGGGGAGTGGCGCGCAGGGCAGCGGGCGATCGCGACGGCGCGCTCGAAGATT
Proteins encoded in this region:
- a CDS encoding GNAT family N-acetyltransferase, which gives rise to MTVRATDWTDARALAWWHGCYTAGSLYRNTFFQSPEWVLTWKRHYVDTHPRREALLLTAEEQGRLIALAPLFLHTRHFGPFRGWRSLHLMGERLAQYPDIVTDAAVPEAVWTAILGYLEDTYPDAWLEIRDALPESTAFGLSGVVAEEGECYLRLPLRGLTPETLETSATDHMRRELSRARNRLATDATWHWEFTTAPDEAVLSALILLNRQRFGSASWFEDAASQSFFLDLCAVAGGESWCAVLRHEGMIVSILMGHTHGDSMLYLLSGMDTQYRSLSPGTMNLGRTIAHAAASGYAYFDFLRGEEAYKREFHPEERLSRHLLRVPPAARFRKHVADSARRLFVRAERKRRNA
- a CDS encoding GNAT family N-acetyltransferase; translation: MPDLLHHLHFFRATTGGHSEIPPETFRLATTPTQLPPMPKALVPFRDIHASRFAEGHAAVLGESNGTLAFIAWLAFGTLRIDELARTWHIPERSAVLYDVNTMPEHRGRGLYTSALRWVLGTLAGMNVSRCWIYAEQSNTASLRGIAKAGFAHIGSMRSFRIGNCALRLGRVAESGL
- a CDS encoding PIG-L family deacetylase translates to MMLLRQILDRLRQRRLQLRARQLTDFAFDTLATVYPRPLEWRGPPQRVLVLTPHADDETFGAGGSMLLHADRGDTQHIILFSDNAASIDDTSLETREKVALREAEFDAASACVPGLRTTALRLGEKDFHENIPAPPAFVRQLVEFQPDVLYLPSLFDNHRDHRVLNIWLSRTLRTHKDVRPLIRGFEVWSPLPATVVADITSRVEDKKNMMRCYPSQLRAIDYEHHILGLNAYRAMTFGSTARFAEAFLELPSDAYLTLGNSVFHL
- a CDS encoding type II toxin-antitoxin system Phd/YefM family antitoxin, whose product is MAIFTVTEARANLYRLVDETADSHEPIIIQGKRSRAVLISEGDWRSMQETMHLLGIPGVRESIRLGMETPLEECDGEPGW
- a CDS encoding Txe/YoeB family addiction module toxin, encoding MRIIVFTRQAQADARKIEAAGLRTNAERLLETLREDPFASYPRYENLLGDLRGAYSRRINIQHRLVYQVLREEGLVKVLRMWTHYE
- a CDS encoding glycosyltransferase family 2 protein: MSTTRQLSVIIPVRNEEGNVKPLCEGLLAVLSDITAEYEIIFIDDGSTDGTFAGVKEFSTRDARITGISLSRNFGHQIALLAGMRRSRGEIVISMDGDLQHPPEVIPTLLQKHLEGFDIVNTRRIDASDTGYVKKLTSRWFYHVLNFLGEVQVQPGSADFRLMSRRAVEAFLAIPERDRFTRGLVSWMGFPQAVVEYTARPRLSGRTKYSPAAMLRFALSGITSFSSRPLHLSFYLGIMISLAGLLYAVYAVVMFFAGRTITGWASILVSVLIIGGVILVSLGIIGEYIARIFHEVKSRPLYFIKDETGEQKKNNEQP
- a CDS encoding tetratricopeptide repeat protein, translated to MTKKKQQIGKPSGNASSARPTGMTMTPLRWAALAAVLLVIVVVYWDMFSASFINYDDDVYVTENPLITSLNWDNIKALFSGYYRNQYSPVAMFLMAVQISLFGLTAALPFKIVSVLLHAANALLVFLTVRRLSGRFDYAWITSLFFAVHPMQVESVAWLTASMKIGAYTFFFLLALLLYVRYVDTKRLLYYWLSLFVFLLSCFSKEQAIALAVTLPLVDYLRGRAVFSRAVLLEKLPFAIIAVIFGLATMTVVEEMQGGTPAYAYYTAVDRLIFTSYALASYVIKMILPMQLSAFYTYPLRDAIPGWYYVTPIIALAVGAALYAAWKRNNKMVVFGILFFLFNIFLTLLSQVLSVRDVIMADRYVYLPAIGFFLILAHFAQKLLAAKKLAPEIVYGVLGLAAVVYAGTAYVRTTVWNNSISIFTDVIEKGQLENNRYNPYLALAHTNRGVARRAAGDRDGALEDYNTAITINPAHANAWLNRGNVYFYSGRLAEAVEDYNTALKHQDDNPKTYSGRGAAYAQLGKPDLALADLNKALQLSPDFLDARQNRVLLYFDMQRNAEALQDAEYYLRFKPQDADMIHITAILLERLGRSAEAESAFNRAIMIRPGNAQFHLNRSFFYRDRGNRAAALADAERARALGMNVDESYINSLR